The Mucilaginibacter terrenus genome has a segment encoding these proteins:
- a CDS encoding Crp/Fnr family transcriptional regulator yields MSELILSNFALHIALAPDEQEQVLALLQRKTVTKRGILLRPGEIERHIYFVNKGCLRMYNTDKDGQEHNLCFYPENWWACDIVSFFKAKRATNSIQALEDTEVCYFSLPALERLFTEVPRFERFFRILTQNGFDMFQRRVTSNLSKTAEQRYREFRRHYPGLEQRISQKHIASYLGITAVFLSMMRKEKDL; encoded by the coding sequence ATGTCCGAACTTATATTGTCTAACTTTGCTTTGCATATAGCACTTGCCCCTGACGAACAGGAGCAAGTGCTTGCTTTGTTGCAACGCAAGACAGTTACCAAACGCGGTATACTGCTGCGCCCGGGCGAGATCGAACGGCATATTTATTTTGTCAATAAAGGTTGCCTGCGCATGTACAACACTGATAAGGACGGTCAGGAACACAATCTTTGCTTTTACCCGGAGAACTGGTGGGCGTGTGATATTGTCAGTTTTTTTAAAGCTAAACGGGCTACCAACTCCATCCAGGCATTGGAAGATACAGAGGTTTGTTACTTTAGCTTGCCTGCACTTGAACGCTTATTTACTGAGGTGCCGAGGTTCGAGCGCTTTTTTCGCATTCTCACGCAAAACGGCTTTGATATGTTTCAGAGACGGGTAACGTCCAACCTGTCCAAAACTGCCGAGCAGCGCTACCGCGAGTTCCGCAGGCATTACCCGGGACTCGAACAGCGTATATCCCAAAAACATATTGCCAGCTACCTGGGCATAACCGCTGTCTTTCTCAGTATGATGCGCAAAGAAAAGGACTTGTGA
- a CDS encoding RNA polymerase sigma factor: protein MTTYLQFTDEELINLLRNDDHYALKALFNRYYKSLCHFCSIYINDLSAAEEIVADLFMKIWDNRLDTTILNIKSYLFTSAKNLSLNYNQKKKAPISSLEDIQLDQNLIKDGNTPLTILSGRESYRSVLEVIEKLPPSQRQVLLMSRIDGIDKREIANVLGITVRTVETTLYQAIGNLRNLLKDQRKFSSRS from the coding sequence TTGACAACTTACCTTCAATTTACAGACGAAGAACTAATAAACCTGCTCAGGAATGATGACCATTATGCGCTTAAAGCCCTTTTCAACCGCTACTACAAAAGCCTGTGTCATTTCTGTTCGATTTACATCAACGACCTATCGGCAGCTGAAGAAATAGTTGCTGACCTGTTCATGAAAATATGGGACAACCGGTTAGATACAACTATTCTAAACATTAAAAGCTATTTATTTACCTCCGCCAAGAACCTGTCACTTAACTACAATCAAAAAAAGAAGGCCCCAATATCATCCTTAGAAGATATCCAACTTGACCAGAATTTGATAAAAGACGGTAACACTCCGTTGACCATACTATCAGGCAGAGAATCTTACCGGAGTGTATTAGAAGTCATAGAAAAGCTCCCGCCCAGTCAGCGGCAGGTACTATTAATGAGCCGTATAGATGGTATTGATAAGCGCGAGATTGCTAACGTACTCGGCATAACAGTACGCACTGTGGAGACTACCCTGTACCAAGCCATTGGCAACCTTCGAAATCTCCTGAAAGATCAGCGTAAGTTTTCTTCGCGTTCTTAA
- a CDS encoding SusC/RagA family TonB-linked outer membrane protein: MKKLWLLNMLIFLQMPLGILRADAQTLNNRKVTFGAQGVSLKTAFQQLEKTGNISISYNNNMLDDTRTITLPRAERTVQETLNLLLRGTGCTFRQSGEGNILIIAKTQDKGRIEGRVTDDKGEPLPGASVRINSAGVSTATRVDGSFSLIVSNGTYTVEVSFLSFQTQKIDNVQVNSNGVTPLNIMLKPGANGLQEVVVTALGIKREEKSLGYSATSVKGEQLTNAISNNWTDALSGKVAGLNLVRSNSGPAGSNKIILRGENNLTGDNEALIVVDGVVINQGSGRRTSNSGESAYGTSSDNMPADYGSNLNDINPEDIETVTVLKGPGAAALYGQRGANGAIIITTKSGSKHSGLGVTFNSNTAFESVNRWPDLQYEYGQGTAGSRYYSFGAGPDGASTSATSSAYGPKFDGQQFYQLDPLTQKQSTVRTPWVPYKNQSREFFETGQTFTNSISVDGGSDKTSARFSATNVTNKWITPNTGYTRNSLALSVNSKINDKLTISSKVNYNNRNSDNLPGAGYGNQSLMYWYIFWQPSADLNWLKDYWKIGQKDKAIFYPFSSFPENPYAISNEFINKSNRNSVTGNIQAEYAITKSLSLQVRATLDMGYEQRAQERPYDAGTKYPKGSYRTQNIYSQEAGGDFLLKYNKKINRDINITATGGGSMLRNNYNRDEVRADSLVYPGVYSISNNAGPLVTAPFKSRYAINSFYGLLSTSFRDYLYMDLTARQDWVSTLATANRTDKVGFFYPSASLSFLASEAFRLPKAIDYAKFRASIAGVGSGTTTPYQTTFNYVTAGSTYAGGLQNPRTLANPDLQPLRTTTLELGTEMRFFGNRLGFDFAVYTGNTKNQILNRTVDQSSGFAQAVINVGRVNNKGIEVALNGTPIRKPGGFDWAITGTFSANKNTIQELADSAVVLRTGPVGNGQIVAKVGGSMGDMYGRGYLRSPDGQIVYDASTGFARLSDQLVYLGNTMPKWKASMGHDFKYKQFGLHVLFDGQFGGVAYSLSNYKLAEQGKTTLTLPGRYNGIIGKGVIQNPDGSYRPNDVIASDIDGYYRSHYGIDNAEGNTFSTNFIKFREARFDYTLNPRLTKKLGLRRATVGVYGRDLYIWSKWPIFDPEFGTLSGSDIVQGFEIAQFPSTRTFGFNLVVGI; the protein is encoded by the coding sequence ATGAAAAAGTTATGGTTGCTAAACATGCTGATCTTCTTACAGATGCCTTTAGGCATCTTACGCGCGGATGCGCAAACACTCAATAACCGCAAGGTTACGTTCGGCGCTCAGGGGGTGTCACTTAAAACTGCTTTTCAGCAGTTGGAAAAAACAGGTAACATCTCTATCAGCTACAATAATAATATGCTGGACGATACCCGTACGATAACATTACCACGTGCAGAACGTACTGTACAGGAAACCTTAAACTTGCTTTTAAGAGGTACAGGCTGCACGTTCAGGCAATCAGGTGAAGGTAACATTCTTATAATTGCCAAAACTCAGGACAAAGGCCGTATAGAAGGCCGCGTAACCGATGATAAAGGCGAGCCACTCCCGGGAGCATCCGTAAGGATAAATTCTGCGGGGGTATCTACAGCAACCAGGGTTGATGGTTCCTTTTCACTGATAGTATCTAATGGTACTTACACAGTAGAGGTGAGCTTTTTGTCTTTCCAAACTCAAAAGATAGACAATGTACAGGTAAACTCAAATGGCGTCACTCCGCTTAACATAATGCTTAAGCCTGGCGCAAACGGTTTACAGGAAGTTGTTGTAACTGCGCTTGGTATTAAACGCGAAGAGAAGTCTTTAGGTTATTCGGCAACCAGTGTAAAAGGTGAGCAGCTAACAAATGCTATCTCCAATAACTGGACTGATGCGTTATCGGGCAAGGTTGCGGGTTTAAACCTTGTTCGCTCTAACAGCGGTCCTGCCGGATCTAACAAAATTATATTACGTGGTGAAAATAACTTAACCGGCGATAACGAAGCATTGATAGTTGTAGATGGTGTAGTTATTAACCAGGGAAGCGGCCGCCGTACGTCAAACTCAGGCGAATCAGCATACGGTACAAGCAGTGATAATATGCCTGCCGATTACGGTAGCAACCTGAACGACATCAATCCTGAGGATATAGAAACCGTAACAGTACTTAAAGGCCCCGGTGCGGCAGCGCTCTATGGGCAGCGAGGCGCAAACGGTGCGATCATCATAACCACCAAGTCGGGCAGTAAACATAGTGGCTTAGGTGTAACCTTTAACTCTAACACTGCCTTTGAATCCGTTAACCGCTGGCCTGACCTGCAATATGAGTATGGCCAGGGCACCGCCGGTTCCCGGTACTATTCTTTTGGTGCAGGGCCTGATGGCGCAAGCACAAGCGCAACAAGTTCTGCTTACGGGCCAAAGTTCGATGGTCAGCAATTTTATCAACTGGACCCGCTCACCCAAAAGCAATCAACAGTAAGAACCCCGTGGGTTCCTTACAAAAATCAAAGCAGGGAGTTCTTCGAAACCGGTCAAACTTTTACTAATTCAATAAGTGTTGATGGCGGTTCTGATAAAACAAGCGCCCGCTTTTCGGCAACTAACGTTACCAACAAGTGGATCACACCAAATACAGGTTATACACGTAACAGCCTGGCATTGTCCGTAAACTCGAAGATCAACGATAAGTTGACCATAAGTTCTAAGGTTAATTACAATAACAGAAACAGCGATAACCTTCCGGGTGCTGGTTATGGTAATCAATCGTTAATGTATTGGTATATTTTTTGGCAGCCAAGTGCCGATCTTAATTGGTTAAAGGATTACTGGAAGATAGGACAAAAGGACAAAGCTATATTTTACCCGTTTAGTTCTTTTCCTGAAAACCCCTACGCCATATCAAACGAGTTCATCAACAAGTCTAACCGCAACTCTGTAACAGGCAATATACAGGCAGAGTACGCCATAACCAAGAGCTTAAGCCTGCAGGTGCGTGCAACGCTGGACATGGGTTATGAGCAAAGGGCACAGGAAAGGCCTTATGACGCAGGTACCAAATATCCAAAGGGATCTTATCGTACACAAAACATCTACTCGCAGGAAGCGGGTGGCGACTTCTTGCTAAAGTATAATAAGAAGATAAACCGCGATATAAATATAACAGCTACCGGCGGCGGCAGCATGCTGCGCAACAATTACAACCGCGATGAGGTTCGTGCCGACTCGTTGGTGTATCCGGGCGTATATTCAATATCTAACAATGCCGGACCGTTAGTCACAGCGCCTTTTAAATCGAGGTACGCGATAAATAGTTTTTACGGGCTACTCTCTACTAGTTTTAGAGATTACCTGTATATGGACTTGACCGCCCGCCAAGACTGGGTAAGTACGCTGGCTACGGCAAACCGTACCGATAAAGTAGGTTTCTTCTATCCGTCGGCAAGTTTAAGCTTTCTTGCTTCAGAAGCATTCAGGTTACCAAAGGCTATCGATTATGCTAAATTCCGCGCATCCATCGCCGGTGTAGGTAGTGGTACCACTACGCCATACCAAACAACTTTTAACTATGTTACTGCGGGCAGCACTTATGCGGGCGGATTGCAAAATCCAAGAACATTGGCTAATCCCGACCTACAACCGCTGCGCACCACAACATTAGAACTTGGTACCGAAATGCGCTTTTTTGGTAACCGCTTAGGGTTTGACTTTGCTGTGTATACCGGAAATACTAAAAACCAAATACTTAACCGCACGGTAGATCAGTCATCTGGCTTCGCTCAGGCGGTTATAAACGTGGGCCGTGTGAATAATAAAGGTATAGAGGTGGCGCTAAACGGGACACCTATACGCAAACCGGGAGGTTTTGATTGGGCAATTACCGGAACCTTTTCTGCCAATAAAAACACCATTCAGGAACTCGCGGATAGTGCCGTAGTGTTGCGCACCGGGCCGGTTGGCAACGGGCAAATTGTGGCTAAGGTTGGTGGCAGCATGGGCGACATGTATGGCCGCGGATATTTACGCTCGCCCGATGGCCAGATCGTTTACGACGCCTCTACAGGCTTTGCAAGGTTGTCTGATCAATTGGTTTACCTCGGTAATACTATGCCTAAGTGGAAGGCGAGCATGGGTCACGATTTTAAGTATAAACAGTTTGGTTTGCACGTGTTGTTCGACGGGCAGTTTGGCGGCGTAGCATACTCGCTGTCAAATTACAAACTTGCCGAACAGGGTAAAACCACCCTCACTTTGCCGGGCAGATATAATGGTATCATAGGAAAAGGGGTTATTCAAAACCCTGATGGTAGTTACCGTCCTAATGATGTTATCGCATCAGACATAGATGGGTACTACCGCTCTCACTACGGGATAGATAATGCTGAAGGCAACACGTTTTCAACCAACTTTATCAAGTTCCGTGAAGCGAGATTCGACTACACCCTTAATCCCCGGTTGACAAAAAAGCTTGGCTTAAGACGTGCTACTGTCGGCGTTTATGGCCGCGACCTTTACATCTGGTCCAAATGGCCAATTTTTGATCCGGAATTTGGTACGCTGTCGGGCAGCGATATTGTACAAGGCTTCGAGATCGCTCAGTTCCCATCTACCCGAACATTCGGTTTTAACCTGGTTGTTGGTATTTAA
- a CDS encoding SusD/RagB family nutrient-binding outer membrane lipoprotein yields MKKTFTIIAMALLCIVAISSCKKDFVDINTDPNGTPNALPQQLLAPALVNTVSINMLRSRNFNNELMQVTVDPGDAEGKVFRYDIRRSFADNTWNGWYTQLTNFKDMYTVASQELTYNKTYMGISLICQSWLYSLLTDTYGDVPYFDSNKGKDGNFTPKFDKQKDIYLDIFKKLESADTLLSAAANVSGGSDPVFNGNALKWRKFGNSLYLRLLMRLSGKADVSAACIAKIKEIVDTNPTAYPIMTSNDDAAILRWTGVGALTSPFIGGVREQDWRALAISSFFIDNLNRWADPRLTTNRWGIAAYQGSYAGIPSGYAPGEGQATKSYFLSTTSTTTGTLMNDPLIGNIMNYSELQFILAEAAAKGWVSGDAKTYYNNGVLTGITLWVPLFNTSIDTYLAGGDIAWDNSASLDEKMETIHLQKYYSMFYTDFEQWFEYRRTGHPILPKGNGLRNNGVMPARLPYPVYVQSANPDNYKTAVAAQGPDEISTQVWWQKP; encoded by the coding sequence ATGAAAAAGACATTCACAATAATAGCAATGGCATTGTTATGCATCGTAGCAATATCATCATGTAAAAAGGACTTTGTTGACATTAACACCGATCCTAACGGAACTCCTAACGCATTACCGCAGCAACTGCTTGCGCCGGCGTTGGTGAATACCGTTTCTATCAATATGCTGCGCAGCCGAAATTTTAACAATGAGCTGATGCAGGTTACAGTAGATCCGGGCGACGCAGAGGGTAAGGTTTTCAGGTATGATATCAGGCGCTCATTTGCAGATAATACCTGGAACGGCTGGTACACGCAGCTTACCAACTTTAAGGATATGTATACAGTAGCAAGCCAGGAGCTTACCTACAATAAAACGTATATGGGCATATCCCTCATTTGTCAGTCGTGGTTGTACTCGCTGCTCACGGATACTTATGGTGATGTACCTTACTTTGATTCAAATAAAGGTAAGGATGGTAATTTCACCCCGAAATTTGATAAGCAAAAAGACATTTACCTGGATATCTTCAAGAAGCTGGAATCGGCAGATACCTTATTGAGCGCTGCTGCTAATGTTAGCGGCGGAAGCGACCCGGTATTTAATGGTAATGCGCTTAAGTGGCGTAAGTTTGGTAACAGCCTTTACCTGCGTTTGCTCATGAGGCTTTCAGGTAAAGCTGATGTTTCTGCTGCTTGTATTGCCAAAATTAAAGAGATTGTAGACACCAATCCTACAGCTTACCCAATTATGACGAGCAATGATGATGCAGCAATACTACGCTGGACAGGAGTGGGGGCGCTTACATCTCCATTTATAGGTGGTGTGCGCGAGCAAGACTGGCGTGCACTGGCCATTTCATCTTTCTTTATTGATAACCTTAACCGCTGGGCAGATCCACGGCTAACAACCAATCGTTGGGGGATAGCCGCTTATCAAGGTAGTTATGCAGGAATACCGAGCGGGTACGCACCGGGGGAAGGGCAGGCAACAAAGTCGTACTTTTTATCAACCACATCCACTACTACTGGTACACTCATGAATGATCCTCTAATTGGCAACATCATGAACTATTCGGAGTTGCAGTTCATCCTTGCAGAAGCAGCAGCAAAAGGTTGGGTCAGCGGAGATGCCAAAACCTACTATAACAATGGCGTTCTAACTGGAATAACTCTTTGGGTTCCGTTGTTTAATACCTCCATTGACACCTATTTAGCAGGCGGGGACATTGCTTGGGATAACTCAGCTTCGTTGGATGAAAAGATGGAGACTATTCATCTCCAAAAGTACTACTCTATGTTCTATACAGATTTTGAGCAGTGGTTTGAATATCGCCGCACCGGGCATCCCATTTTACCTAAAGGGAATGGGTTGCGTAATAACGGTGTGATGCCCGCCCGCCTGCCATACCCCGTGTACGTACAATCGGCCAACCCGGATAACTACAAGACCGCTGTTGCCGCACAAGGGCCGGATGAGATAAGCACCCAGGTTTGGTGGCAGAAACCATAA
- a CDS encoding DUF1330 domain-containing protein, with protein MKITLPNIEPGQGPVLMLNMIRFRDKKTYFEQYIPAFNQVVQQLGIAGVTVKLVSEVVVNIVADEHEQWDEIVVVEYPSAEAFKTIAQSEIYHEIANPLREAGTAELKLFMTRKIDF; from the coding sequence ATGAAAATCACATTACCGAATATTGAACCGGGCCAAGGGCCCGTGTTAATGCTGAACATGATCAGGTTCAGAGACAAAAAAACCTACTTTGAACAATACATACCGGCATTTAACCAGGTGGTGCAGCAGCTGGGCATTGCAGGTGTAACCGTTAAACTGGTAAGCGAGGTTGTGGTTAATATCGTTGCCGATGAGCACGAGCAATGGGACGAGATTGTAGTAGTAGAATATCCGAGTGCCGAAGCTTTTAAAACCATTGCGCAAAGCGAAATCTATCATGAAATAGCCAACCCGCTTCGGGAGGCCGGAACAGCGGAACTGAAGTTGTTCATGACGCGCAAAATCGATTTTTAA
- a CDS encoding nuclear transport factor 2 family protein — MGNNQNIEETILTYTSAWNENEREVILEKISKCWAPDGTYTDRLTDTITGPDAITDLIVSSLGQMGPRTFKVLAEPQVHHQSGRFRWLAIRPEGYPVEGMDYFEFNSENRITRIVGFF; from the coding sequence ATGGGAAACAACCAAAATATTGAAGAGACCATTCTCACTTACACGAGTGCATGGAATGAGAACGAACGCGAAGTCATCCTGGAAAAGATAAGCAAATGCTGGGCACCGGATGGTACTTACACCGACCGCTTAACCGATACCATTACTGGACCTGATGCCATCACTGATCTGATCGTCAGCTCATTAGGACAAATGGGTCCAAGAACATTCAAGGTATTGGCAGAACCACAGGTGCATCACCAAAGCGGCCGTTTTCGCTGGCTGGCCATCCGCCCCGAAGGATACCCGGTTGAGGGCATGGATTATTTTGAATTTAACAGCGAGAACCGCATCACCCGTATTGTAGGCTTTTTTTAA
- a CDS encoding Mu transposase domain-containing protein yields MRYEFKRQHQATVMKNGHVCLGIDKHYYSVPYRFIGRKVKLLYSRTNVEVYYHYGRIAMHRRIKSPYSYTTDKDHLASTHRFMTEWTPDKFLEWAASIDEDVRLYILKILDRKQHPEQAYRSCIGILSLARKAGNERLASACRRALGYGVYNYKTIQKILENKMDSYEDSLFADELPMPSHDNIRGENYYK; encoded by the coding sequence TTGCGCTATGAGTTCAAACGGCAGCACCAGGCTACCGTAATGAAGAATGGGCATGTCTGCCTGGGTATCGACAAACACTACTACAGCGTACCGTACCGCTTTATCGGCAGGAAGGTCAAACTACTTTATTCCCGCACCAACGTCGAGGTCTATTATCACTATGGGCGTATCGCTATGCACAGGCGTATCAAAAGCCCTTACAGCTATACTACGGATAAAGATCACCTGGCCTCCACCCACCGCTTTATGACCGAATGGACACCGGACAAGTTCCTGGAATGGGCAGCATCCATTGATGAGGATGTGAGGCTTTATATCCTGAAGATACTGGACCGGAAGCAACATCCCGAGCAAGCCTACCGCTCCTGTATCGGTATCCTCAGCCTGGCGCGCAAGGCAGGTAACGAAAGGCTGGCCAGCGCCTGCCGGCGTGCGCTCGGCTACGGCGTTTACAACTACAAGACCATACAGAAGATACTGGAGAACAAGATGGACAGCTACGAGGACAGCTTATTTGCTGACGAGTTGCCTATGCCCAGCCATGATAATATACGGGGAGAGAACTATTATAAATAA
- the istB gene encoding IS21-like element helper ATPase IstB — protein MNTNTSDKLRKLKFFGMYHAFKSCLETGQTAEYTTDELLAHLVEAEWDDRQNRRIERTIMYARFRYKASIENIHYHADRSIDRNQVMRLADCHFIDRNENLLITGSTGIGKSYIASAIGHQACILGYRVFYASTPKLFAKLKMAKADGSYMKEVARLERQQLLIMDDFGIQPFDAQSRAALMEIIEDRHGKTSLIITSQLPVSKWYEVIGEKTIADAILDRIVHDAHRMELKGESMRRRRPFEPEKSYLENHL, from the coding sequence ATGAACACAAACACCTCAGACAAACTTCGCAAGCTGAAGTTCTTTGGCATGTACCATGCCTTTAAAAGCTGCCTGGAAACGGGACAAACCGCTGAATACACTACTGATGAACTGCTGGCCCACCTGGTAGAGGCCGAATGGGATGACCGGCAGAACAGGCGCATAGAGCGTACCATTATGTACGCCAGGTTCCGCTATAAGGCCTCGATAGAGAACATCCATTATCATGCAGATCGCAGTATCGACCGCAACCAGGTGATGCGCCTTGCCGACTGTCACTTTATCGACCGTAATGAGAACCTGCTGATCACGGGCAGCACCGGTATCGGTAAAAGCTATATTGCTTCTGCTATCGGACACCAGGCCTGCATATTAGGGTACCGGGTATTCTATGCCAGCACGCCTAAGCTCTTTGCTAAACTAAAAATGGCTAAGGCTGATGGATCGTACATGAAGGAAGTAGCCAGGCTGGAACGCCAGCAACTGTTGATCATGGATGACTTCGGTATCCAGCCTTTTGATGCGCAGAGCAGGGCTGCCCTGATGGAGATCATCGAGGACAGACACGGTAAGACCTCACTGATCATTACCTCTCAGTTGCCGGTCAGTAAATGGTATGAGGTTATTGGTGAAAAGACGATCGCTGATGCTATCCTCGACCGTATCGTGCATGATGCGCACCGAATGGAACTAAAGGGCGAATCCATGAGAAGACGACGACCTTTCGAACCTGAAAAAAGCTATCTGGAAAATCATCTTTAA
- a CDS encoding DUF5689 domain-containing protein encodes MKKIYLLLTLFTVTVLAACKKNNYAEGTLSPIIAVVDLKDIYKGADVTLSADKLSGAKEIVGVVISDAASGNTPAGVLVVQNNRRNALRGIAVAVGNTATKYVPGDSVIIQVEGATLTRVNGSMRITGITETAITKVASGKALKVQSVPSGMLIASPDVYENTLVTISKAVTTPEPKTGESLAGDKQINDGFGIITLHTEATAKYAANELPFSANFTGIPVIASTGTDTKVQLWPRTAEDIFALAATRPTPIVITGYLTDPTGTDANYEYIQLKATKDIDFSVTSYSLITCNNAGTLPPSPDGWAQGGARTYKFNLTSGKVTKGQFFYVGGNKNIYGAGSTDISSATWINSTQYATVPGADGIGNITGNLLANSGNVAGIAVFEGTAITAANAPVDVIMYGGNGAVYLAGPPEIGYRITNTDYYSTINSLTRQTQSFYGGGTNTSKLGLPATSNFTKLGGVYDALTGRWTTGRTVTSIPLTLTTPLSTIESGTGFTTIQN; translated from the coding sequence ATGAAAAAGATATATTTATTGCTAACGCTCTTTACAGTAACAGTACTTGCCGCCTGTAAAAAGAATAACTATGCGGAAGGCACCCTAAGCCCAATCATAGCAGTTGTGGACCTTAAAGATATTTATAAAGGGGCAGATGTAACCTTATCTGCCGATAAACTAAGCGGAGCTAAAGAGATAGTGGGCGTGGTAATATCCGACGCTGCGTCTGGCAATACGCCCGCAGGTGTATTAGTGGTACAAAACAACCGCCGTAACGCCCTGCGCGGTATTGCTGTTGCTGTTGGCAATACGGCCACCAAGTACGTTCCCGGTGATTCGGTAATCATCCAAGTAGAAGGTGCAACCTTAACCAGGGTAAACGGAAGTATGCGCATTACGGGGATCACTGAAACGGCAATTACCAAAGTAGCTTCGGGTAAAGCGTTAAAGGTACAATCAGTTCCATCGGGTATGCTCATTGCATCGCCGGACGTTTACGAAAACACGCTCGTGACCATCAGTAAAGCGGTAACTACTCCCGAGCCTAAAACCGGTGAAAGCTTAGCTGGGGACAAGCAAATAAATGATGGATTTGGTATTATAACCCTGCACACAGAAGCTACTGCCAAGTATGCTGCCAATGAGTTGCCATTTAGCGCCAACTTTACGGGCATTCCGGTAATTGCATCTACGGGTACAGATACAAAAGTACAGTTGTGGCCACGTACTGCAGAAGACATTTTTGCCCTTGCAGCTACCAGGCCTACGCCGATTGTGATCACCGGCTACCTTACCGATCCTACAGGAACAGACGCGAATTATGAGTATATCCAGCTGAAAGCAACAAAGGATATCGATTTCTCGGTGACAAGCTACTCACTTATTACATGTAATAATGCAGGCACGCTTCCGCCATCTCCTGATGGTTGGGCGCAGGGCGGCGCGCGTACTTATAAGTTTAATCTTACCTCGGGAAAGGTGACTAAAGGACAATTCTTTTATGTCGGTGGTAACAAGAACATATACGGCGCAGGTTCTACAGATATTAGCAGTGCTACATGGATCAATAGCACACAATATGCAACAGTGCCCGGTGCAGACGGGATAGGTAACATAACCGGCAACCTGCTTGCAAACAGCGGTAACGTAGCTGGTATAGCGGTGTTTGAAGGCACAGCTATTACCGCAGCTAACGCCCCAGTAGACGTAATCATGTACGGTGGTAACGGCGCAGTATACCTGGCCGGCCCGCCGGAGATAGGATACCGCATTACCAATACCGATTATTACAGCACCATAAACTCGCTTACCCGTCAAACGCAGTCCTTCTATGGTGGAGGTACCAACACATCTAAACTGGGCTTGCCTGCTACAAGTAACTTTACAAAACTTGGAGGTGTGTACGACGCACTTACCGGCCGCTGGACTACTGGCCGTACAGTAACAAGCATTCCGCTAACGCTCACAACACCGCTTAGTACTATCGAAAGCGGCACAGGCTTTACAACTATTCAAAACTAA
- a CDS encoding FecR family protein yields MEETYHLLITAYYEKTISDDELTLLKEWIDASEENLVQFSETIGILEASQAYFAKPLNNNQVWAKVEAHISAQPGIKSKTLNTKWYAAAAACILLCALAWSARGVLQQFNKSEYVTITNVDGKHSKVLLPDRSTVILSGGTILKYNKNFGADGRNIMLDGEAFFDVVHQSGKPFVVFTGDISTVVLGTSFNVKAYSSQKEVAVTVSSGKVGVLSGSNQNNHLVRYLVRNEQLNINTQTGLYTFNNADAGAVSAWVNNNLSFYNTNFSDIAASLEHHYGVKIFLTDAELGDIKLTAKLKNLTINRAMDDLCSLAGLGYTIKGNQVFVSHGDQKGGRLMR; encoded by the coding sequence ATGGAAGAAACATACCATCTACTTATAACGGCTTATTACGAAAAAACCATCAGTGATGATGAGTTAACTCTTTTAAAGGAGTGGATAGACGCGAGCGAAGAAAACCTGGTCCAGTTTAGCGAAACCATAGGCATATTGGAAGCATCTCAAGCGTACTTTGCTAAGCCGTTAAACAATAATCAAGTGTGGGCGAAAGTTGAAGCTCATATTTCAGCTCAACCTGGCATCAAATCAAAAACCTTAAATACAAAATGGTATGCGGCTGCCGCTGCTTGCATCTTGCTTTGCGCGTTGGCCTGGAGCGCACGAGGCGTCTTACAACAGTTTAATAAGTCGGAATATGTAACTATAACCAATGTGGACGGTAAGCACTCCAAAGTACTTCTTCCTGACCGCTCGACTGTCATTCTTAGCGGTGGCACCATATTGAAATACAACAAAAACTTTGGTGCGGATGGCCGTAATATCATGTTAGACGGCGAAGCTTTCTTTGATGTGGTTCATCAATCCGGTAAGCCCTTTGTAGTATTTACCGGCGATATAAGCACGGTTGTACTCGGTACATCTTTCAATGTAAAGGCATACAGTTCTCAAAAGGAAGTTGCCGTTACTGTAAGTTCAGGTAAAGTGGGAGTACTATCTGGTTCAAATCAGAATAATCATTTAGTACGGTACCTAGTAAGAAACGAGCAGTTGAACATCAACACTCAAACAGGCTTATACACCTTTAACAACGCTGATGCTGGCGCTGTAAGTGCCTGGGTGAACAATAATCTCTCTTTTTACAACACAAATTTTAGCGACATCGCGGCATCTCTGGAGCATCACTACGGAGTAAAGATATTTTTAACCGATGCCGAACTCGGCGATATTAAACTAACAGCTAAGCTTAAGAACTTAACAATAAATAGGGCAATGGACGATCTGTGCTCTCTTGCCGGGCTCGGCTACACAATAAAGGGCAATCAGGTTTTTGTTTCTCACGGTGATCAAAAAGGAGGGCGATTAATGAGATAG